The Triticum dicoccoides isolate Atlit2015 ecotype Zavitan chromosome 6A, WEW_v2.0, whole genome shotgun sequence genome has a window encoding:
- the LOC119314893 gene encoding uncharacterized protein LOC119314893: protein MDSGEEVDWIGIAAAVELEEAGAEAAAAKEARSVARAVASAPRSTNRKRPHDSDDWQGIPSTFNLADVDPDPGTRKQIEEYATPEIRDEMRRAYLSKDVGHLYGHDFSRTRFG, encoded by the exons ATGGATTCCGGTGAAGAGGTGGATTGGATAGGGATAGCTGCTGCTGTCGAACTCGAAGAAGCTGGAGCTGAGGCTGCTGCTGCCAAAGAAGCTAGGAGTGTGGCAAGGGCAGTGGCTTCGGCGCCCAGATCAACCAACCGGAAGCGACCACATGACTCCGACGACTGGCAG GGCATTCCTTCGACATTTAATTTAGCTGATGTGGATCCTGATCCTGGCACACGCAAGCAAATTGAAGAGTATGCAACTCCAGAAATTAGAGATGAAATGAGAAGGGCATATTTGTCGAAAGATGTGGGGCATTTGTATGGTCATGATTTTTCTCGTACTCGTTTTGGGTAA